The Flavobacterium sp. 140616W15 sequence ATGAGGGATTTCGACTAACAACAAATAATAGAATGGAACTTTTGGCTGTAATAGTAGGTCTTGAAAAACTTAAAAAGCCAAATATGAAAGTACTTGTTATTTCGGATTCGAAATATGTAGTAGATTCTGTTTTGAAAAAATGGGTTTTTGGATGGGAAAAGAAAAAATTTGTTGGGAGAAAAAATCCCGATTTATGGAAACGTTTTCTGATTGTTTATCGAAAACACCAAGTAGATTTTAAGTGGATAAAAGGACACAACAATCATCCTCAAAATGAGCGATGTGATCAATTGGCCGTAATGGCTTCGATGCAAAAACAACTGTCAATTGATGCCTATTATGAAGATATAGGTTCAAAAGAAGCATAAAAATAATAACGTGTCTGAGATATATTTCTTAGACACGTTATTTATAGAAATCAAGAGAGATTTAATTATTGTTTAAATCTTTAGATTTATTAAATCCGATAAGTAGCCCAATTCCTGCCATCGTAAAAATAGTAGCAGGATATACAGCGCCATCCTGAAGAGAGGTGTAAGTTGTAATAAGCAAGGCGATAAAAATTCCAATTCCACTTCCTATTAGTAAAAAAGCTAAATTTAAAACAAGTACTTTCCATATAGGAGTAGTATTGCTTTTGCTATTTGAAAAAATACTAGCATCTATACCTTTTTCTATAAGAGCTAAACGTTCTCTGTTTCTGGTAGAAAAAATAAGATAGGCAATTCCAAAGATCATTAGGAAAAGACTAATTGGTATTAACATTTGTGGACCCATAATTTTTTAAATTTAATTGATTGATATTCCATATGACGAAAGATGTTTAACTGAGGTTACAGATTTTACCAAAATATTTTTTTAATTTAGTTGTAACCTTAATGTGATTATAGTCGTCATATAGGACATGGATAAAGTAAATGATCAGTATTATATCAATCAGGTTCTTCTAGGAGAGGTCAATATGTTTGCTGTATTGGTTGATCGTTATAAAGATATGATTTTTACTTTGGCCGTAAAGATGGTGAAAAACAGAGAAGTTGCTGAAGAAGTTTCTCAGGATACTTTCATCAAAATTTTTAATTCTTTGGGTAAGTTTAAAGGAGATTCTAAGTTCTCTACCTGGATTTATAAAATTGCATACAATACATGTTTGGATTATTTAAAGAAGAATAAAAAAGAAGAACACAATGTAGTTATTGATGAGCTTAAAGGGTGTGTGGTTAAAACAACAACAAATGCTTTAAGTATTTTAGAAGATCAGGAAAGAAAGCAGGATATTCAGAATTGTTTAAATTTATTACCGAGTGAAGAAAGTTTCTTGTTGACACTTTTTTATTTTGAAGACCAAAATTTAAATGAAATAGGCAAGATTATGGATATTAGTGCTAATAATGTTAAGATAAAATTATTTCGAAGCAGAAAAAAATTAGCAGTTATCTTAAAAGAACAATTAGAACCTGAAATATTAGATTATTATGAAAGAGAGCGATAAATATTACGAAAATCTAGTTGACAAAGTAATGGCAGAAGGTACTATGCAAAAGCCTTCTGCAGATTTTACCTCTAGAGTCATGTCGCAAGTTTTGGTTTTACAGAAAACGAAAAGAATTGTATATAAACCATTAATATCAAAATCGGTTTGGGCAGTTATTTTTGGGAGTTTAGTTGTATTTATTGGATATGTAGTTTTTGCACCTGATAAAGCTGTGGGTAGTGATTTAAGTATAAGTACTTTGTGTTATTCTAAAATAGATAATTTAATTCCAGTGCTTCAGTTTTCAAAAAACACTTCTTATGCGGTTTTGATT is a genomic window containing:
- the rnhA gene encoding ribonuclease HI, coding for MNQHEVHIYTDGAAKGNPGNGGYGVVMELVGTPHKKEYYEGFRLTTNNRMELLAVIVGLEKLKKPNMKVLVISDSKYVVDSVLKKWVFGWEKKKFVGRKNPDLWKRFLIVYRKHQVDFKWIKGHNNHPQNERCDQLAVMASMQKQLSIDAYYEDIGSKEA
- a CDS encoding RNA polymerase sigma factor; the encoded protein is MDKVNDQYYINQVLLGEVNMFAVLVDRYKDMIFTLAVKMVKNREVAEEVSQDTFIKIFNSLGKFKGDSKFSTWIYKIAYNTCLDYLKKNKKEEHNVVIDELKGCVVKTTTNALSILEDQERKQDIQNCLNLLPSEESFLLTLFYFEDQNLNEIGKIMDISANNVKIKLFRSRKKLAVILKEQLEPEILDYYERER
- a CDS encoding DUF6249 domain-containing protein, with amino-acid sequence MGPQMLIPISLFLMIFGIAYLIFSTRNRERLALIEKGIDASIFSNSKSNTTPIWKVLVLNLAFLLIGSGIGIFIALLITTYTSLQDGAVYPATIFTMAGIGLLIGFNKSKDLNNN